In Gopherus evgoodei ecotype Sinaloan lineage chromosome 21, rGopEvg1_v1.p, whole genome shotgun sequence, a single window of DNA contains:
- the LOC115638307 gene encoding ribonuclease-like: MAPKGPRPLLFLTLVLLAACPAQLSKGASYRQFLNQHVDFPMILGFDNHAYCNYIMERRGLTRPVCKPTNTFIHAPTSEVQAICRGLGRCHGRNFCDSNSSFFLTICRVAPGSRPGRCVYRGRVQTRKIRVACKQRLLVLFVRIL; this comes from the coding sequence ATGGCCCCAAAGGGACCCCGCCCCTTGCTCTTCCTGACCCTGGTCCTGCTGGCCGCCTGCCCGGCCCAGCTCAGCAAAGGCGCCAGCTACCGGCAGTTCCTGAACCAACACGTTGACTTCCCCATGATCCTTGGTTTTGACAACCATGCCTACTGCAACTACATAATGGAGCGCCGAGGGCTGACCCGCCCTGTCTGCAAACCCACCAACACCTTCATCCACGCCCCCACCAGCGAGGTCCAGGCCATCTGCAGGGGGTTAGGGAGATGCCACGGACGCAACTTCTGCGACAGTAACTCATCCTTCTTCCTCACCATCTGCCGGGTGGCGCCCGGCTCCCGCCCAGGGCGCTGTGTTTACAGGGGCAGAGTCCAGACCCGCAAGATCCGCGTGGCCTGTAAGCAGAGGCTGCTTGTGCTTTTTGTCAGAATCCTGTAG